A DNA window from Schistocerca americana isolate TAMUIC-IGC-003095 chromosome 4, iqSchAmer2.1, whole genome shotgun sequence contains the following coding sequences:
- the LOC124612741 gene encoding uncharacterized protein LOC124612741: MKTMARFVTLFIATLIAISQAAPRPQSGTTDNQKANSGSASSSPGNVSNSASNADSSGATDPTAIIIPREYANNLLASAIISGLTGSSNSANNPLANNQLANNPLAALISVIPNTINAERDRFSSAVENLVKGNVDPIADSIESAATTGGRVLSNGLRVFSAWPTFFGHVIG, translated from the exons ATGAAAACCATGGCACGCTTTGTAACGTTGTTCATCGCCACTCTCATTGCTATTTCACAG GCTGCTCCTCGGCCGCAGAGCGGAACCACTGACAACCAGAAGGCGAATAGCGGCTCTGCCTCTTCGTCCCCTGGAAACGTGTCCAACTCAGCATCAAACGCCGACTCCTCGGGAGCGACAGACCCTACAGCTATAATAATTCCTCGTGAATACGCCAACAACTTGTTAGCTTCCGCCATCATCAGCGGACTCACCGGCAGTAGTAACAGTGCCAACAACCCACTTGCAAACAACCAACTTGCCAACAACCCACTCGCTGCCCTGATCTCCGTCATCCCGAACACCATCAACGCTGAGAGGGATCGCTTTTCGTCGGCCGTCGAAAATCTCGTCAAGGGTAATGTTGACCCCATCGCCGATTCAATAGAGAGTGCGGCGACGACTGGTGGCAGGGTCTTGTCCAATGGCCTTAGGGTATTCAGCGCTTGGCCAACATTCTTCGGGCACGTGATAGGCTGA